Within the Sulfitobacter noctilucicola genome, the region CACCTACACCCTGTTGCCACCCGCTGGCACGATCAAGGTATCGCGCTGCTGGGGGATGCTGCCCACCCGACGCTGCCATTTCTTGCGCAAGGCGCGAACCTCGCGCTTGAAGATGCATGGGTTCTGGCCGACGCGGTCACGCGAAACGGAGCGGGCGGGCTGGAAGGATATCAAAGCAGCCGTCTGGCCCGCGTCCCGCGTGTGATCCGCGCCGCGCAGGGCAACGCAAAACGCTATCATCTGCGGCCCGGACCTGTCCGCAGCGCGGCCCATCTGGGCCTGCGCCTTGCCAGTCGTTTGGCACCGGGTCGTATGATCGGTGCCTTTGACTGGCTTTACGGTCATGACGTGACCGACAAAGTACACCGGAAGCCCTAGGCTGGCGTTGCTCGTTCCAGCATGCCGAACAGATCACGCGGATCATCAGGATCAGCCAACAGGTCCAATGCATGAAAGAATGCGGTATCCGCAATCTGGTCTCGGACAAAACGCAGGGCAGAGAAGTCTTCAATGGCAAAGCCGACACTGTCGAACAACGTAATTTGCGCCTGCGATGTGCGGCCCTGAGCCGCGCCCGTCAAAACTTCCCAGAATTCTGTGACGCTATGATCCGTTGGAAGCTGCTGGATTTCCCCTTCGATGCGGGTTTGCTCGGGGTACTCTACGAAAATGTCGGAGCGGTGAAGGATGGCTGGGGCCAGTTCGGTCTTGCCAGGGCAGTCGCCCCCAATTGCGTTGATGTGCACACCGGCACCGACCATGTTGTCGGTGAGGATGGTGGCATATTGTTTGTCTGCCGTACAGGTCGTGATGATCTGCGCGCCCTCAATGGCTTCTTCGGCTGTGGTGCAACTGACCACGCGCAGCCCTTGACCCGCAAGGTTCGCAGCACATTTCGCAGTCGCGGCTGCATCGATATCATAAAGACGGACTTCCTCGATCCCGACGATGGTCTTCATCCCGAGGGTCTGGAATTCGGACTGTGTGCCGTTGCCGATCATCGCCATTACTTTGGACCCTTTCGGGGCAAGGACGCGCGCCACAAGCGCGGAGGTTGCGGCCGTACGCAAAGCGGTCAGCAAGGTCATTTCGCTCAGCAAGACGGGATAGCCGGACGCCACATCGGCCAGCAGACCGAAAGCGGTGACTGTCTGCAAACCGTCCGCGGTGTTGGACGGATGCCCGTTGACATATTTGAAACCATAAACGTCACCGTCCGACGTCGGCATCAACTCGATCACGCCTGTGTCCGAATGGCTCGCCACGCGCGGGGTCTTGTCAAATAGAGGCCAGCGTTTGAAATCTGCCTCGATATAGTCGGCAATACCGCGCAACATCGGTTCCAGCCCGATATGGTGCACCAGCTTCATCATGTGATCAACAGAGACAAAAGGCACCAAAGCCTTGTGAGATGGTTGAGGTGTGGTCATGTCAGTAAGCCCTTGTTGGTCGATCAAAGATATGGCGGCCCATTGCCGACGCGGCGAGGTCCACCATGAGCGATGCTGTGCGCCCGCGTTCGTCCAGAAACGGGTTCAGTTCTACCAGATCAAGCGATGTCATCAGGCCGCTGTCGTGCAGCATCTCCATCACCAGATGGGCTTCACGCACGGTGGCACCGCCGGGCACGGTGGTGCCGACAGCAGGTGCAACAGCCGGGTCAAGGAAATCCACGTCGAGCGAGACATGCAGCATGCCATCTTCGGCCGCCACACGCTCAAGGAATTCAGAAAGCGGTTGCGCAATGCCCGTTTCGTCAATCTGGCGCATATCCACGTAGGTCACATTTGTGCCTTGCAATGCTTCGCGCTCTGCGCGGTCGACAGACCGCAGACCGATGATGGCAAGGTTATCGTGTGGCAACGGTGTGCCGATGGTGGGAAATCCGTCAAATCCGGGACGTCCGGTCACATATCCCAGAGGCGTGCCATGCAGGTTGCCACTGTCGGTGCTATCTGGCGTGTGAAAGTCGGTATGTGCATCCAGCCACAGCACAAAAAGCGGACGCTCTACCTTTTGGGCGTGACGCATTGCGCCCAGAACCGTGCCGAGTGAAAGCGCGTGATCGCCACCCATGAAAATCGGCATGCCGTCCCGCAGCGCTGTCTCGGCCGCATCCGCAAGGCTCGTTGTCCAACCGATTGTCTCTTCCAACGCAACGAGCTTGGGGTGCTCTTTTGGCGTGAAAGGGGCAGGGGATACATTCCCCTGATCGGTGACCGAGTGTCCCAAATCGCGCAGCGCTTCTGGAAGGCCCGCCGTGCGGAACGCGTCAGGACCCATCAGGCATCCTTTGCGCTTCTTGCCGCAATCCATCGGGGCACCCACTAGTATACAGTGACGCTCTGGCATCCCTTCATCCTCCGGTCTTGATGTGTTGAGAAAGGGCATAGCGTTGCAGGCTGACCATCGACAATCTGCTATTTTGGCCGTATCGGTTTATAATTGATCATAACGGAACCCATGATGGACGATTTGGATATGCGCATCGTAGCGGCTTTGCGCCACGATGCCCGGATGCCACTGTCGGAACTGGCAGCAACGCTGAAAACCTCGCGGACGACGGTACGGGCACGTTTGCAACGGCTTCAAAACAGCGGAGAGATTGCGGGCTTCAGCGTGCT harbors:
- a CDS encoding ornithine cyclodeaminase — protein: MTTPQPSHKALVPFVSVDHMMKLVHHIGLEPMLRGIADYIEADFKRWPLFDKTPRVASHSDTGVIELMPTSDGDVYGFKYVNGHPSNTADGLQTVTAFGLLADVASGYPVLLSEMTLLTALRTAATSALVARVLAPKGSKVMAMIGNGTQSEFQTLGMKTIVGIEEVRLYDIDAAATAKCAANLAGQGLRVVSCTTAEEAIEGAQIITTCTADKQYATILTDNMVGAGVHINAIGGDCPGKTELAPAILHRSDIFVEYPEQTRIEGEIQQLPTDHSVTEFWEVLTGAAQGRTSQAQITLFDSVGFAIEDFSALRFVRDQIADTAFFHALDLLADPDDPRDLFGMLERATPA
- the rocF gene encoding arginase; translated protein: MPERHCILVGAPMDCGKKRKGCLMGPDAFRTAGLPEALRDLGHSVTDQGNVSPAPFTPKEHPKLVALEETIGWTTSLADAAETALRDGMPIFMGGDHALSLGTVLGAMRHAQKVERPLFVLWLDAHTDFHTPDSTDSGNLHGTPLGYVTGRPGFDGFPTIGTPLPHDNLAIIGLRSVDRAEREALQGTNVTYVDMRQIDETGIAQPLSEFLERVAAEDGMLHVSLDVDFLDPAVAPAVGTTVPGGATVREAHLVMEMLHDSGLMTSLDLVELNPFLDERGRTASLMVDLAASAMGRHIFDRPTRAY